The following are encoded in a window of Longibacter salinarum genomic DNA:
- a CDS encoding phasin family protein, with amino-acid sequence MSDDSSPNINITRGSRSRRRKSSANGSSKSSSSSGTSVNFSDVATAAATGVRNAWLAGLGALSYAETVSAQVFDSLVQEGKTWERSRRETQEAVKRKVDELRRGGEQAAESAQEQVRDEVGDALNRMGVPTQTEMETLRSQVDDLNDKIDRLTKALEEKQKADDA; translated from the coding sequence ATGAGCGACGACTCCAGCCCCAACATCAACATCACGCGTGGCAGCCGATCGCGCCGACGAAAATCATCGGCCAATGGCTCCTCGAAATCGTCGTCCTCTTCTGGAACGAGCGTGAATTTCAGCGACGTTGCCACGGCGGCTGCGACAGGCGTACGGAATGCCTGGCTCGCAGGCCTAGGCGCGCTCTCATACGCTGAAACGGTGAGTGCCCAGGTCTTCGACAGTCTTGTGCAAGAGGGGAAGACGTGGGAGCGATCACGGAGAGAGACGCAAGAGGCCGTGAAGCGGAAAGTGGACGAACTTCGACGCGGGGGAGAACAGGCCGCGGAGTCAGCACAGGAGCAGGTGCGTGACGAAGTGGGCGACGCGCTCAACCGAATGGGTGTGCCGACGCAGACCGAGATGGAAACCCTACGGTCGCAGGTCGATGATCTGAACGATAAGATCGACCGATTGACAAAAGCTCTGGAGGAGAAACAGAAAGCGGACGACGCGTGA